A part of Paenarthrobacter sp. A20 genomic DNA contains:
- a CDS encoding MurR/RpiR family transcriptional regulator has protein sequence MEHAESAQLSRTVLVRIRSALPALRPSERAVAELVLADPSRAAMMSIGDLAEQGGTSTTSVVRFYKKVGYRGYSDLRLDLARETARESLAHNVSAEVYEDINTSDSLRDIVSKIALNETMSIADTAQVLDVGKLAEAVDAISRSRKADIFGVGAGGLVCQDLQQKLHRIGVTSFSWSDPHGALASAALLDDDGVAVAISHSGTTVDTVDFLLAAKAAGATTIAITNHANSTLGRAADIVLATAARETPFRSGAMGSRIAQMMVVDCLFVGVAQRSYESSVTALQKTHAAVQGRKLPRASSTD, from the coding sequence ATGGAACACGCAGAAAGCGCGCAGTTGTCACGGACTGTGCTGGTGCGGATCCGTTCCGCCTTGCCAGCGCTGCGCCCCTCCGAGCGGGCTGTCGCCGAGTTGGTCCTGGCGGATCCTTCCCGGGCGGCCATGATGTCCATTGGTGACCTTGCCGAGCAGGGTGGAACGTCCACCACGTCAGTGGTCCGCTTCTACAAGAAGGTGGGCTACCGCGGCTACTCGGACCTGCGCCTCGACCTTGCCCGGGAGACCGCCCGCGAGAGCCTGGCCCACAACGTGTCGGCAGAGGTCTACGAAGACATCAACACGTCCGACTCGCTGCGCGACATCGTTTCCAAGATTGCCTTAAACGAGACCATGTCCATCGCAGATACAGCGCAGGTGCTGGACGTCGGCAAGCTCGCTGAGGCAGTTGACGCGATCTCCCGCTCGCGGAAGGCCGATATCTTTGGAGTTGGCGCAGGAGGCCTGGTTTGCCAGGACTTGCAGCAGAAACTGCACAGGATCGGCGTGACGTCCTTCAGCTGGTCAGACCCCCATGGCGCCTTGGCCTCTGCAGCGCTCCTGGACGACGACGGCGTTGCTGTCGCCATCTCGCATTCGGGGACCACCGTGGATACGGTCGACTTCCTGCTGGCAGCAAAAGCGGCAGGAGCCACCACCATTGCCATCACCAACCATGCCAACTCGACCTTGGGGCGGGCGGCCGATATTGTGCTGGCCACCGCCGCGCGCGAGACGCCTTTCAGGTCCGGTGCGATGGGCAGCCGGATCGCCCAGATGATGGTTGTGGACTGTCTCTTCGTGGGAGTTGCCCAGCGCTCCTACGAATCATCGGTCACGGCACTTCAAAAAACGCACGCTGCTGTCCAGGGCCGGAAACTGCCGCGGGCCAGTTCAACCGACTAG
- a CDS encoding rhodanese-like domain-containing protein — MSITASEYFRAKLRCEIDVMEVAESEPGSLVVVDTRRRSSWDHGHIPGSVHIPTARIAVLAADLVPADSQVVVYSWGPGCNGSTFAALAFAELGYAVKEMIGGIEYWIRNGLPVETAAGVVQSTPDALVTAHTA, encoded by the coding sequence ATGAGTATTACTGCATCTGAATACTTCCGCGCCAAGCTACGGTGCGAAATCGACGTCATGGAAGTGGCTGAGTCCGAGCCCGGTTCATTGGTTGTGGTGGACACCCGCCGTCGGTCTTCGTGGGACCACGGACATATTCCCGGATCGGTACATATTCCAACGGCCCGGATTGCTGTGCTGGCCGCTGATCTCGTCCCGGCTGATTCACAGGTGGTGGTGTATTCCTGGGGCCCGGGGTGCAACGGCAGCACGTTTGCCGCGCTGGCCTTCGCTGAACTCGGGTACGCCGTCAAGGAAATGATCGGCGGCATCGAATATTGGATCCGGAACGGACTGCCTGTGGAAACAGCAGCGGGTGTCGTCCAAAGTACGCCGGATGCGCTGGTGACAGCACACACGGCCTGA
- a CDS encoding GNAT family N-acetyltransferase — MFKLVAPDVSFHQSFLESHREWDGAHQDGAGVFMADDVITPEGFAAWIRQLEDAAQTAEKDGIVPCTYLWITEGSRYVGAIAFRHYLTPALLNSGGHIGYGVRPSDRGRGAASWALRELCSRLAAQGRPERVLLTCDDTNAASAKTIERGGGALEDTRTDADGRLFRRYWIDLAPVHVPVTNGC; from the coding sequence ATGTTTAAGCTCGTCGCTCCGGATGTCTCTTTCCACCAGTCCTTCCTTGAGTCCCACCGCGAGTGGGACGGGGCTCATCAGGACGGCGCAGGGGTATTCATGGCGGACGACGTCATCACCCCCGAAGGGTTCGCGGCGTGGATTCGGCAACTGGAGGACGCCGCGCAAACGGCGGAGAAGGACGGCATTGTTCCCTGCACCTACCTCTGGATTACCGAAGGCTCACGGTACGTGGGCGCCATTGCATTCCGGCACTACCTCACCCCCGCACTCCTGAACTCCGGCGGGCACATTGGATATGGTGTCCGGCCCTCGGATCGCGGCCGGGGGGCGGCGTCATGGGCCCTGCGGGAGTTGTGTTCCCGCTTGGCTGCGCAGGGAAGGCCTGAGCGGGTTCTGCTGACCTGCGACGATACGAACGCCGCCTCCGCCAAGACCATCGAGCGTGGAGGTGGGGCGCTCGAGGACACCCGGACGGATGCGGATGGACGTCTGTTTCGGCGCTACTGGATCGATCTGGCACCTGTTCATGTTCCCGTCACCAACGGTTGTTAG
- a CDS encoding TOMM precursor leader peptide-binding protein, whose product MAATTYSLKQSLPVVTTETAVHIGLAPPNAIEIEDAPPGLAELLGFASHPRTLDDLGAKAQDLLGGDSGQIVEELIEADILVPYRFDLTGRYSRHDLYFELAHGTGPGASDLLRSRKVALIGVGGIGTNVAMQLATAGVGVIMLVDGDTVEESNLTRQYLFTAQDVGASKIEAAARNLQLRAPATNTVEVAAMISGVEDLLPIFQDADFVVVSADTPQEVLEWSNEASIATGTPFTCAGYQDTRGVVGPVVRPGTTPCLQCAATDNDVRTNSRASLTTANLNTAYQAPSFGPLNAIVASIAAMEVFRYLLTGSTNLDGRRLVFDSLELSSEFEDFARNKRCAACS is encoded by the coding sequence TTGGCAGCCACTACCTACTCACTCAAACAGTCCCTCCCGGTTGTGACAACGGAGACGGCCGTACACATCGGACTGGCACCGCCCAACGCAATTGAAATTGAGGACGCCCCGCCTGGGCTCGCCGAATTGCTCGGCTTTGCATCGCACCCCCGGACGCTGGATGACTTGGGCGCCAAGGCACAGGACCTGCTTGGTGGCGACTCCGGGCAGATCGTTGAGGAGCTCATCGAGGCTGACATTCTGGTCCCGTACAGGTTCGACCTCACCGGCCGGTACAGCCGCCACGATCTCTACTTCGAACTTGCCCACGGCACAGGTCCGGGCGCAAGCGATCTGCTGCGCAGCCGGAAAGTCGCGCTCATCGGCGTTGGAGGCATCGGCACGAATGTGGCCATGCAGCTCGCAACAGCGGGGGTGGGGGTCATCATGCTGGTCGACGGCGACACAGTGGAAGAAAGCAACCTCACCCGGCAATACCTCTTTACGGCACAAGACGTTGGCGCTTCGAAGATCGAAGCCGCCGCACGGAACCTTCAGCTTCGGGCTCCGGCCACCAACACGGTTGAAGTCGCGGCCATGATCTCCGGCGTTGAAGATCTTCTGCCGATCTTTCAGGACGCAGACTTCGTAGTGGTATCCGCAGACACGCCCCAGGAAGTGCTTGAGTGGTCCAACGAGGCCTCCATCGCCACCGGCACGCCGTTCACCTGTGCCGGATACCAGGACACGCGCGGCGTGGTGGGACCAGTTGTCAGGCCCGGCACAACCCCTTGCCTGCAATGCGCAGCAACTGACAACGACGTACGCACCAACTCCAGGGCGTCGCTCACCACGGCAAACCTCAATACTGCATACCAAGCCCCAAGCTTTGGCCCCCTGAACGCCATCGTGGCCTCCATTGCCGCTATGGAGGTGTTCCGTTACCTGCTCACTGGATCCACCAACCTGGACGGCAGAAGGCTGGTGTTCGACTCCCTGGAGTTGTCGTCCGAGTTCGAAGATTTCGCCAGGAACAAGCGCTGTGCTGCGTGTTCCTGA
- a CDS encoding glycoside hydrolase family 3 protein, with product MTAAATALLMTGTGVMAGAGAAVAAVPTTARTTTVAASPDIEAMISGMSLDEKIGQMTWTHVYGSSADDTSMAASNQERYGVNTPAEVVEKYNLGGVLYFAWSGNTNNPQQVAGLSNGLQQTALRQDGTGIPLAVTIDQEGGLVARIGSPATVLPGNMALGATADADLARAQGKILGSEMRAMGINVDFAPVLDLNSNPDNPVIGIRSMGEDPALVSALGVAQIDGLQEHNVGAAAKHFPGHGDTSVDSHYGLPTVTYDRETLNQHLKPFKAAIDGGVDMVMTAHIIVEAIDPEMPGTLSHKVLTGLLRDELGFKGLVTTDALDMAAMAAEWPQEEIAVKAIQAGSDILLNSPDVDASFAGVRAAVESGEITESRLDESVRRILEWKVKRGVFEQPLADPATVDQLVGTAGNLATANLISDRAVTLLRNQEQVLPLASGSSVLMVGAGSGRPEIAGPMLKEQGFTVTEDYENGSSPSAAYRARAVAAAGSVDAVVFTSYNASANAAQQQMVAELVATGTPVIVVATRNPYDISVFPGADAVLNSYGVNKVNFHGVVRAISGAVNPGGKLPVNIPEADGDGVLLPLGFGLRYDTTTPAAVTFTDRPGKGQDSYLVPSVEGVAYLVDGQEIAGGTYRKPAGTVTVTAAPMKGYVLTAGATTEWSHTFTTGLPKP from the coding sequence ATGACGGCCGCCGCCACGGCACTGCTCATGACGGGCACGGGGGTAATGGCTGGCGCGGGCGCCGCAGTGGCCGCCGTGCCCACCACCGCGCGTACGACGACGGTCGCCGCCTCACCTGACATCGAGGCGATGATTTCAGGCATGTCGCTGGACGAAAAGATCGGCCAGATGACGTGGACCCATGTGTACGGCTCATCGGCAGATGACACCTCCATGGCGGCAAGCAACCAAGAGCGGTACGGCGTCAATACGCCAGCCGAGGTGGTGGAAAAGTACAACCTTGGCGGCGTCCTCTACTTTGCGTGGTCTGGAAACACCAACAACCCCCAGCAGGTGGCCGGGCTGTCCAACGGCCTGCAACAGACTGCGCTGCGCCAGGACGGGACGGGGATTCCCCTGGCGGTCACCATCGACCAGGAAGGCGGCCTGGTTGCCCGTATCGGATCACCGGCCACGGTCCTCCCGGGCAACATGGCGCTCGGAGCCACGGCAGATGCGGACCTGGCGAGGGCACAGGGCAAAATCCTGGGCTCGGAGATGCGTGCCATGGGCATCAACGTTGACTTCGCGCCCGTGCTGGACCTCAACTCCAACCCGGACAACCCGGTCATCGGCATCCGGTCCATGGGAGAAGACCCTGCCTTGGTCAGCGCACTCGGGGTTGCCCAGATCGATGGCCTGCAGGAACACAACGTTGGCGCGGCAGCCAAGCATTTCCCCGGCCACGGTGACACCTCAGTGGATTCCCATTACGGGCTGCCCACCGTCACCTACGACCGGGAAACCCTGAACCAGCACCTGAAGCCGTTCAAAGCCGCCATTGACGGCGGGGTGGACATGGTCATGACGGCACACATTATTGTGGAAGCCATCGACCCCGAGATGCCCGGCACCCTGTCCCACAAGGTGCTCACCGGCTTGCTCCGTGATGAGCTGGGGTTCAAGGGCCTGGTCACCACGGACGCCCTGGACATGGCCGCGATGGCTGCCGAATGGCCCCAGGAAGAAATCGCCGTCAAGGCAATCCAGGCCGGCTCCGACATCCTCCTCAACTCCCCCGACGTGGACGCGTCGTTCGCTGGGGTTCGTGCCGCCGTCGAGTCCGGTGAGATCACCGAATCACGCCTCGATGAGTCCGTTCGACGAATCCTCGAGTGGAAGGTCAAGCGGGGCGTCTTCGAGCAGCCGCTGGCAGATCCCGCCACCGTGGATCAGCTCGTTGGCACGGCCGGCAACCTGGCCACCGCCAACCTGATTTCCGACCGCGCCGTGACTTTGCTCCGCAACCAGGAACAGGTCTTGCCGCTGGCTTCCGGCAGCTCTGTCCTCATGGTGGGCGCCGGTTCGGGACGCCCCGAAATTGCGGGTCCCATGCTCAAAGAGCAGGGCTTCACGGTCACAGAGGACTACGAAAACGGAAGCTCACCCTCCGCCGCCTACCGTGCCCGGGCCGTTGCCGCCGCGGGCAGCGTGGACGCCGTCGTCTTCACCTCTTACAACGCCAGCGCCAACGCAGCACAACAGCAGATGGTGGCAGAACTGGTGGCAACTGGAACACCTGTGATCGTCGTCGCCACACGCAATCCCTACGACATCAGCGTCTTCCCCGGCGCCGACGCCGTGCTCAACAGCTATGGAGTCAACAAGGTCAACTTCCACGGAGTGGTCCGTGCCATCTCCGGTGCAGTCAACCCCGGCGGCAAGCTTCCGGTCAACATCCCTGAAGCCGACGGCGACGGCGTCCTCCTGCCATTGGGCTTCGGCCTCCGGTATGACACCACGACGCCGGCAGCGGTCACCTTCACGGACCGGCCCGGCAAGGGTCAGGACTCGTACCTTGTTCCGTCGGTCGAGGGCGTGGCCTACCTGGTGGACGGCCAGGAAATCGCCGGCGGGACGTACAGGAAACCCGCTGGAACGGTGACCGTTACCGCCGCGCCCATGAAGGGGTACGTCCTCACTGCAGGCGCCACCACTGAATGGAGCCACACCTTCACTACGGGACTCCCCAAACCCTGA
- a CDS encoding MFS transporter produces the protein MIKLSLAKTWQRRLHLTGMWVNSLGGGAYNIALPLIVLQTSGSLAQMSIVAVASQLPKAFPGVLIGGLADRMSPRTMTHIGYWGQALVVAAMALLIGPWHTPFWVLVLGAFLRGSLDMFARTATFVAIPKMYGEGTAKFNASVSTAWTSASIVGPAIGGALSAVWGPWWLLAVDAVSFTVIAMIMNFLPWPDRPTRQPDRPGFFKDLSAGYRRLSQVNGWWRFAGTVVLIGFLSAPLSTLAIFQTSVGLGGSTTEVGIVGAAAAAGLFCGSILSGLVSAWQPNLLMQRSSWLMAGGALLFFIPSWIAVAGALFVVCTGGIAWTIGRTSLIHQQIPASDLGKTMTAVQFLETVSSPLSLAVATFLMGVSSFMAFASILLAALLSGVLAIKSGSMLKPGELQAEDKESEPVH, from the coding sequence GTGATTAAATTGTCGCTGGCAAAGACATGGCAGAGACGTCTCCACCTGACCGGAATGTGGGTGAATTCGCTGGGTGGCGGCGCGTACAACATCGCACTCCCCCTCATAGTCCTCCAAACGAGCGGCAGCCTCGCCCAGATGTCCATCGTGGCCGTGGCATCACAGCTGCCCAAGGCCTTCCCTGGAGTACTCATCGGCGGACTCGCTGACCGCATGTCGCCCCGCACCATGACCCACATTGGCTATTGGGGCCAGGCACTGGTTGTTGCCGCGATGGCGCTGCTTATCGGCCCGTGGCACACACCCTTCTGGGTTCTGGTGCTCGGCGCGTTCCTGCGCGGCAGCCTCGACATGTTCGCCAGAACAGCCACCTTCGTGGCCATTCCGAAAATGTACGGCGAAGGCACAGCCAAGTTCAACGCATCAGTGTCCACTGCGTGGACTTCCGCTTCCATTGTGGGACCGGCCATCGGCGGCGCCCTGAGTGCCGTTTGGGGCCCCTGGTGGTTGCTGGCCGTGGACGCGGTGTCCTTTACCGTCATCGCAATGATCATGAATTTTCTGCCGTGGCCGGACCGCCCTACCAGGCAACCTGACCGCCCCGGCTTCTTCAAGGATCTTTCAGCCGGGTACCGAAGACTCTCCCAAGTCAATGGTTGGTGGCGCTTTGCCGGAACCGTTGTCCTCATCGGCTTCCTGTCCGCCCCGCTGTCCACGCTCGCGATCTTCCAGACGTCAGTTGGCCTTGGAGGCTCTACTACGGAAGTGGGAATCGTCGGCGCGGCTGCGGCTGCGGGACTGTTCTGCGGGTCAATATTGTCCGGCCTGGTCTCCGCTTGGCAACCGAACCTGTTGATGCAACGTTCCTCGTGGCTTATGGCAGGAGGAGCTTTGCTCTTCTTCATCCCGTCGTGGATTGCCGTTGCGGGTGCGCTGTTCGTTGTCTGCACGGGCGGCATTGCGTGGACGATTGGGCGCACTTCCCTCATTCACCAACAGATCCCCGCGTCCGATCTTGGCAAGACCATGACCGCCGTCCAATTCTTGGAAACAGTGTCGAGCCCCCTCAGTCTTGCCGTCGCCACCTTCCTCATGGGCGTGTCCTCATTCATGGCCTTTGCCTCGATACTCCTGGCAGCACTTCTTTCAGGGGTACTTGCCATCAAGTCGGGATCGATGCTGAAGCCGGGTGAACTGCAAGCCGAGGACAAGGAAAGCGAGCCCGTCCACTAG
- a CDS encoding YdcF family protein has product MKDYLVAKGAASGDVLEEDKATTTRENLAYSVALLAEKGVQGPLLVCTNNYHVLRAALLSRRQKINAEVVGAPTARYFVPSAFLREFVAVMRDNRLTNIILCLPMFGIALLITVALMNSPVV; this is encoded by the coding sequence ATGAAGGATTACCTGGTGGCCAAGGGCGCCGCTTCCGGCGACGTGTTGGAGGAGGACAAGGCCACCACCACCCGGGAAAACCTCGCGTATTCCGTTGCGCTGCTGGCCGAAAAAGGTGTCCAGGGGCCGCTTCTGGTGTGTACCAACAACTACCACGTGCTCCGCGCCGCCCTCCTGTCCCGTCGGCAGAAGATCAACGCGGAGGTGGTGGGTGCTCCGACTGCCAGGTACTTTGTGCCCAGCGCGTTCCTCCGGGAGTTTGTGGCCGTGATGAGGGACAACCGCCTGACGAACATCATTCTTTGCCTGCCGATGTTCGGGATTGCCCTGCTCATCACGGTCGCACTGATGAACTCCCCGGTGGTGTGA
- a CDS encoding exo-beta-N-acetylmuramidase NamZ domain-containing protein, giving the protein MTLNRRKLIHASGLAAAAAVVAPFAPSAAAAPQADRPGKPGATVNGADIAAADNWIIFAGRRVGVITNPTGVLENFRSIVDDMADKDVEVAAVFGPEHGFRGTAQDGASEGTSVDPRTGITVYDSYGAEVADYVGFYEKSGVDTICFDIQDVGARFYTYIWTMWGAMQAASRTGARFVVLDRPNPVGGQARGPVLQPGFESGVGKLGIALQHGMTVGELAKYFNAVHLPAAGLRPLQDLHVVEVQGWRREMTGPDSRASWILPSPNMPTPETAALYPGTALFEATNMSEGRGTTRPFELIGAPYVDYRWAEALNSKGLAGVTFREAYFQPTLSKNQGLVCGGVQVHITDASRVEALEIGTHMLVEAKRLYPGFAWRGDGGRWMGLLSGSARFAEQLDAGADARTITESWRAELGQFVRDTRQYLLYNGPR; this is encoded by the coding sequence ATGACACTCAACCGCCGAAAACTCATCCATGCCTCGGGGCTGGCCGCCGCTGCCGCCGTCGTCGCACCTTTCGCGCCAAGCGCCGCCGCCGCCCCTCAGGCCGACCGCCCCGGAAAGCCGGGAGCCACAGTCAATGGCGCCGACATTGCCGCCGCCGACAACTGGATCATCTTCGCCGGCCGCCGGGTGGGAGTCATCACCAATCCCACCGGAGTCCTGGAGAACTTCCGCTCGATCGTTGACGATATGGCGGACAAGGACGTGGAGGTGGCCGCGGTCTTCGGCCCGGAACACGGCTTCCGCGGCACCGCCCAGGATGGCGCCAGCGAAGGGACCTCCGTTGATCCCCGCACCGGGATCACCGTCTATGACTCTTATGGCGCCGAGGTGGCCGACTACGTGGGCTTCTACGAAAAGTCCGGCGTGGATACCATCTGCTTCGACATCCAGGACGTCGGGGCGCGGTTCTACACCTACATCTGGACGATGTGGGGTGCCATGCAGGCGGCATCCCGGACGGGTGCCAGGTTCGTCGTCCTGGACCGTCCGAATCCGGTTGGGGGCCAGGCACGGGGCCCCGTCCTTCAACCCGGGTTCGAGTCCGGAGTGGGAAAGCTGGGGATCGCGCTCCAGCACGGCATGACCGTCGGCGAACTCGCCAAGTATTTCAACGCCGTGCACTTGCCGGCCGCCGGCCTCAGGCCTCTCCAGGACCTTCACGTCGTCGAGGTCCAAGGTTGGCGCCGTGAGATGACCGGCCCGGACAGCCGTGCGTCATGGATACTGCCGAGCCCCAACATGCCCACTCCGGAAACGGCTGCCTTGTACCCGGGAACTGCGCTCTTCGAGGCCACCAATATGTCCGAAGGCCGCGGGACGACCCGGCCGTTCGAGCTCATCGGCGCACCCTATGTGGACTACCGCTGGGCGGAGGCGCTGAACAGCAAGGGCCTTGCCGGCGTCACTTTCCGCGAGGCCTACTTCCAGCCGACGCTTTCGAAGAACCAGGGCCTCGTCTGTGGAGGGGTACAGGTGCACATCACGGATGCTTCGCGGGTTGAAGCGCTGGAAATCGGCACGCACATGCTGGTCGAAGCCAAGCGCCTCTATCCAGGTTTCGCCTGGCGTGGCGACGGAGGGCGCTGGATGGGACTGCTCAGCGGGTCCGCGCGCTTTGCCGAACAGCTCGACGCCGGCGCTGACGCCCGGACCATCACGGAAAGCTGGCGGGCGGAACTGGGTCAGTTCGTCCGCGATACCCGCCAATATCTCCTCTACAACGGGCCACGCTAG
- a CDS encoding alpha/beta fold hydrolase: MMAVFVLIHGGGSTAWDWHLVSPLLEASGHGVVAVDLPIEDVDAGLEDYTRAVAEAVGDARHTIVVGHSLGGFTAPLACEELHSDGLVYLSAMIPMPGETFGDWWTNTGHDRETIPEEPYFNLVPTDLAQQAADRERDQQGAWMSGPWPGNHPDVPTLGILCRDDLFFPPSFMTRQIRDRLGTEPVEIPGGHYATLSHPAAVAAVLNDFAQQIAGSKVREN, from the coding sequence ATGATGGCGGTTTTCGTACTGATACACGGCGGTGGTTCCACCGCGTGGGACTGGCATCTGGTCAGCCCACTGCTTGAAGCGTCCGGACATGGTGTGGTGGCCGTCGACTTGCCCATCGAAGATGTTGATGCCGGACTCGAGGACTACACCCGCGCAGTGGCGGAAGCAGTTGGTGATGCCCGGCACACCATCGTGGTGGGGCACTCGCTGGGTGGCTTCACGGCACCCTTGGCCTGCGAAGAGCTCCACTCCGACGGTTTGGTGTACCTCTCGGCAATGATTCCGATGCCGGGCGAGACCTTCGGCGACTGGTGGACCAACACAGGACATGACCGCGAGACCATCCCCGAAGAGCCATATTTCAATCTCGTCCCTACAGATCTAGCACAGCAGGCCGCCGACAGGGAGCGCGACCAGCAAGGTGCCTGGATGTCAGGACCTTGGCCAGGCAACCATCCGGACGTGCCGACCTTGGGGATTCTGTGCCGTGACGATCTGTTCTTTCCACCGTCGTTCATGACGCGCCAAATTCGCGACCGTCTGGGAACCGAACCGGTAGAGATCCCTGGCGGTCACTACGCCACACTGAGCCATCCGGCCGCCGTGGCCGCGGTCCTGAACGACTTCGCCCAGCAGATCGCTGGAAGCAAGGTGCGCGAGAACTAG
- a CDS encoding iron chaperone, protein MTATSISEYIDQYDGDVRQRLLAVYDMIRSAVPDDAVESISWRMPTFKLGTEPLFFFTGTKQHIGFYPTPDAIAHFSVELADYGTTGHAIKLPHKTPLPTELIRDIIAWRLQQLPSGGA, encoded by the coding sequence ATGACAGCCACCTCGATCAGCGAGTACATCGACCAGTACGACGGCGACGTGCGGCAGCGGTTGTTGGCCGTGTACGACATGATCCGCTCGGCCGTGCCGGACGACGCGGTGGAATCGATCAGTTGGCGCATGCCCACCTTCAAGCTCGGCACCGAGCCGCTGTTCTTCTTCACCGGAACAAAGCAGCACATCGGGTTCTACCCGACCCCGGACGCAATCGCGCATTTTTCGGTGGAGCTGGCCGACTATGGAACCACCGGGCACGCCATTAAGCTGCCCCATAAAACCCCGCTCCCCACCGAGCTGATCCGCGACATCATCGCGTGGCGACTTCAGCAGCTGCCTTCCGGCGGGGCTTGA
- the ppk2 gene encoding polyphosphate kinase 2 yields MTEANPLSASLDNWWVRDNLRETIDHLVELGYTISGGQGEDPDLIDPGGSAVETWNEDYPYQERMTRDEYEIEKYRLQIELLKFQYWGQDRGLKHVIVFEGRDAAGKGGTIKRFTEHLDPRSARTVALAKPSDREQGQWYFQRYIQHLPTAGEIVMFDRSWYNRANVERVMGFCTEDEYDTFMGQAPVFEKMLVDAGIHVTKFWFSVTRQEQRTRFAIRQIDPVRRWKLSPMDLASLDRWEEYTDAKEQTFLHTDSDHAPWITIKSNDKKRARINAMRYFLNQFDYEDKDTSVVYDADPLILRRGRDAVGD; encoded by the coding sequence ATGACGGAGGCAAATCCACTATCCGCATCACTGGATAATTGGTGGGTCAGGGACAACCTGCGTGAGACCATCGACCACCTGGTGGAGCTGGGATACACCATCAGCGGCGGGCAAGGCGAGGACCCGGACCTGATCGATCCCGGTGGATCCGCTGTTGAAACCTGGAACGAGGATTATCCGTACCAGGAGCGGATGACCCGCGACGAATACGAAATCGAGAAGTACCGCCTGCAAATCGAGTTGCTGAAGTTCCAGTATTGGGGCCAGGACCGCGGACTCAAGCACGTGATTGTCTTCGAGGGCAGGGACGCCGCCGGCAAGGGCGGCACCATCAAGCGCTTCACGGAGCACCTGGACCCACGCTCCGCCCGGACAGTTGCTCTCGCCAAACCTTCGGACCGCGAACAGGGCCAGTGGTACTTCCAGCGCTACATCCAGCACCTTCCCACAGCCGGTGAAATCGTCATGTTCGACAGGTCCTGGTACAACCGCGCCAACGTCGAACGCGTCATGGGCTTCTGCACCGAGGACGAATACGACACCTTCATGGGGCAGGCGCCGGTCTTCGAAAAGATGCTGGTGGACGCCGGCATCCATGTGACCAAGTTCTGGTTCTCCGTGACCCGGCAGGAGCAGCGCACGCGCTTCGCCATCCGCCAGATCGACCCCGTCCGCCGCTGGAAGCTCTCGCCCATGGACCTCGCGTCCTTGGACCGTTGGGAAGAATACACCGACGCCAAGGAACAAACGTTCCTACATACGGACTCGGACCACGCGCCGTGGATCACCATCAAGTCCAACGACAAGAAGCGCGCCCGCATCAACGCCATGCGCTATTTCCTGAACCAATTCGACTACGAGGATAAGGACACCTCGGTTGTCTACGACGCCGATCCGCTCATCCTCCGCCGCGGCCGGGACGCTGTAGGCGACTAA
- a CDS encoding YdcF family protein: MLTLVLGLLFAGLFLASFQSDRRRLRNGVLLLVAAWFLLQALLDFLIDLNPWFEWLNLVVLVVPVVSIFVFAGFLIANGITMVRREGPGISSFLPMAVGMAVFLAPVVAFLFVLSGQPVLAGLAALAFFLCAYLGCAFVVFLGYALVYSRMRFTPNPAAVIVLGSGLIDGKVPPLLTARLNKALEIYDGVTPVRPVLVPSGGQGPDEPRPESSA; this comes from the coding sequence ATGCTGACCCTGGTCCTTGGACTTCTCTTCGCGGGCCTCTTCCTTGCCTCGTTTCAGTCGGATCGGCGCCGGCTCCGGAATGGCGTGCTCCTGCTGGTAGCGGCGTGGTTCCTGCTGCAGGCCCTCCTGGACTTCCTGATTGACCTGAACCCTTGGTTCGAGTGGCTGAACCTGGTGGTTTTGGTGGTGCCCGTGGTGAGCATCTTCGTCTTTGCCGGCTTCCTGATCGCCAACGGGATCACCATGGTCCGCAGGGAAGGCCCCGGCATCAGCAGTTTCCTGCCGATGGCTGTGGGAATGGCGGTGTTCCTCGCGCCGGTTGTCGCCTTCCTTTTCGTGCTGAGCGGGCAGCCTGTGTTGGCCGGCCTGGCCGCGTTGGCGTTCTTCCTTTGCGCCTATTTGGGATGCGCGTTCGTGGTGTTCCTGGGGTATGCCTTGGTCTATTCCAGGATGCGCTTCACTCCGAACCCGGCAGCGGTGATCGTCCTGGGCTCCGGCTTGATCGACGGCAAGGTCCCGCCTTTGCTCACCGCGCGCCTGAACAAGGCTTTGGAAATTTACGACGGCGTCACACCGGTCAGGCCCGTCCTGGTGCCTTCCGGGGGCCAAGGCCCGGATGAGCCGCGGCCGGAGTCCTCGGCATGA